One window of Gemmatimonas sp. UBA7669 genomic DNA carries:
- a CDS encoding ABC transporter substrate-binding protein, translating to MRLLPFAINSTRQLVAVTVALALSGCSRGPSTGTGLAIGVGAIPGSPGYEQVVRGVEMAVARLNETGGAGGTRFTVRLPDSVATSAVRVAQQLRDDPSVIAVVGHPESGNTVEVMPIYADAEHAGANGVVAVSPTASSPRLTGISPWFFRVAPSDAEVARDAARWVLDSLGARRAAIVYRNDSYGRDWSATFARTFSEGFGDVVMRDPYLNGVVEWEAYAALIAKLEPDVVLFPGDGDDALALIRALKARNVTAPFVGGDGTETMSSNADAVGARYVAFFRAERATSKEAMEFLPKYRAKYQQDPDMFAALSYDAALVIGRTVAAGARTRGSLRQALEKIGNGAPSVDGVAGRIAFDEKHDIKGRSVVITRVTAATPSVGGSTP from the coding sequence GTGAGACTCCTGCCCTTTGCCATCAATTCGACACGCCAACTGGTCGCGGTGACCGTGGCGCTGGCCCTGTCGGGCTGCTCGCGCGGTCCGTCCACTGGAACCGGCCTCGCCATTGGCGTCGGGGCCATTCCCGGCAGTCCCGGTTATGAGCAGGTCGTGCGCGGCGTGGAAATGGCCGTGGCACGCCTGAACGAGACCGGCGGCGCGGGGGGCACGCGCTTTACCGTGCGCCTGCCCGACAGCGTGGCCACATCGGCCGTGCGCGTCGCCCAGCAATTGCGCGACGACCCCTCGGTCATTGCGGTGGTCGGTCATCCGGAAAGCGGCAACACGGTGGAGGTGATGCCCATCTACGCCGATGCCGAGCATGCGGGGGCCAATGGGGTGGTGGCCGTGTCGCCCACGGCCTCGTCGCCTCGGCTCACCGGCATCAGTCCCTGGTTCTTTCGTGTGGCACCGAGTGACGCCGAGGTGGCGCGCGACGCCGCCCGCTGGGTGCTCGATTCTCTGGGCGCGCGCCGCGCGGCCATCGTGTATCGCAATGACTCCTATGGCCGTGACTGGTCGGCCACCTTCGCGCGCACCTTCTCGGAGGGGTTTGGCGATGTGGTCATGCGCGACCCGTACCTGAATGGCGTGGTGGAGTGGGAAGCCTACGCGGCGCTGATTGCCAAACTCGAGCCCGACGTCGTGCTGTTTCCGGGTGATGGCGACGATGCGCTGGCCCTCATTCGTGCGCTCAAGGCGCGCAATGTGACGGCGCCCTTTGTGGGCGGCGACGGCACGGAAACCATGAGCAGTAACGCCGACGCTGTTGGCGCACGCTATGTGGCGTTCTTCCGCGCCGAGCGCGCGACGAGCAAGGAAGCCATGGAGTTCCTGCCCAAGTATCGGGCCAAGTATCAGCAGGATCCCGACATGTTTGCGGCGCTCTCGTACGACGCCGCGCTGGTGATTGGCCGTACGGTGGCCGCGGGCGCGCGCACACGCGGGTCGCTGCGTCAGGCGCTTGAGAAGATCGGCAACGGCGCGCCATCGGTGGATGGTGTGGCAGGACGCATTGCCTTTGACGAGAAGCACGACATCAAGGGCCGCTCGGTGGTCATCACACGTGTCACGGCAGCGACGCCCTCGGTGGGAGGCTCGACGCCGTGA
- the coxB gene encoding cytochrome c oxidase subunit II yields MVGTFRPRRLASAALLGALALGLAACGGEYPNSTFNHTTDFNADIDALWDKLLFWGTIVFIGVEAALVYTIFRFRQRAGAGKPKQVHGNTALEITWTAIPAVILIFIAIPTVRTIFKTQAKAAPDALQVEVIGHQWWWEFKYPQLGITTANELYLPNGRTVSFQLKTIDVLHSFWIPQLGGKRDLISNRTNYLWFTPNADLPSSAWNGFCAEFCGPSHANMRFRVFTVTPQEFEQWAAHQKQNAIFPAAVPAPALPTGTAAASGAAAGATPVVLASNTGAQPATPAPAADVQPAVPVWTFPKEKVEGEFKHIIPTAKLPTTISFDESLLAQGDAERGRDKYSKSTCIGCHAIGGTPFNMANIGPNLTHVGSRYTIGAGLYPNDAKHLAYWIKSAGHMKPGSLMPTMGKGLTDPVRKNVVNVGGLTDADIADIVAYLQALK; encoded by the coding sequence ATGGTTGGCACGTTCCGCCCGCGGAGACTGGCTTCCGCCGCGCTGCTGGGCGCTCTGGCCCTCGGACTCGCTGCGTGTGGCGGCGAGTATCCGAATTCGACGTTCAATCACACCACCGACTTCAACGCGGATATCGACGCGTTGTGGGACAAGCTGCTCTTCTGGGGCACCATTGTCTTCATCGGTGTTGAAGCGGCGCTCGTGTACACGATCTTCCGCTTCCGCCAGCGCGCGGGAGCCGGCAAGCCGAAACAGGTACACGGCAACACGGCCCTGGAAATCACGTGGACGGCCATCCCGGCCGTCATCCTGATTTTCATCGCCATCCCCACGGTCCGCACGATCTTCAAGACCCAGGCCAAGGCGGCGCCCGACGCGCTGCAGGTCGAGGTCATTGGCCATCAGTGGTGGTGGGAGTTCAAGTACCCGCAGCTGGGCATCACCACGGCCAACGAGCTGTACCTGCCCAATGGCCGCACGGTCAGCTTCCAGCTCAAGACGATCGACGTGTTGCACTCCTTCTGGATTCCCCAGCTGGGTGGCAAGCGCGATCTGATCTCGAACCGCACCAACTACCTCTGGTTCACGCCCAACGCCGATCTGCCGTCTTCGGCGTGGAACGGCTTCTGCGCCGAGTTCTGTGGCCCGTCACACGCCAACATGCGCTTCCGCGTGTTCACCGTGACGCCGCAGGAATTCGAGCAGTGGGCCGCGCACCAGAAGCAGAACGCCATCTTCCCGGCTGCTGTGCCGGCGCCGGCGCTGCCCACGGGCACGGCCGCCGCGAGCGGTGCCGCTGCTGGCGCTACGCCGGTCGTGCTGGCCTCCAACACGGGCGCGCAGCCGGCCACACCGGCCCCTGCGGCCGACGTGCAGCCCGCCGTACCGGTTTGGACCTTCCCCAAGGAGAAGGTCGAAGGCGAATTCAAGCACATCATCCCCACGGCCAAGCTGCCCACCACGATCTCGTTCGATGAGTCGCTGCTGGCGCAGGGTGATGCCGAGCGGGGACGGGACAAGTACAGCAAGTCCACCTGCATTGGCTGTCACGCCATCGGTGGCACGCCGTTCAACATGGCCAATATCGGGCCGAACCTCACGCATGTCGGGTCGCGCTACACCATCGGCGCCGGCCTGTATCCGAACGATGCCAAGCATCTCGCCTACTGGATCAAGAGTGCGGGCCACATGAAGCCCGGCAGTCTCATGCCCACCATGGGTAAGGGCCTCACCGATCCAGTGCGCAAGAACGTCGTCAACGTCGGTGGTCTGACCGACGCCGACATTGCGGACATCGTCGCGTACCTGCAGGCTCTCAAGTAA
- the ctaD gene encoding cytochrome c oxidase subunit I, producing the protein MATIAAAPPYTQAKAAPADTGLWSWLTTVDHKRIGALYLITGLFFFVVGGLEAAVIRAQLAVPNANVVSADMYNQLFTMHGTTMIFLAVMPLSAAFFNFLIPLQIGARDVAFPRLNAFSYWIYLLGGIYITVPIFFSVAPDGGWFGYAPLSTKAYSPQINMDFWVLGLQILGISSLAAGFNFITTIINMRAPGMSLMRMPIFTWMSFVVQFLVVLAFPVITIALVFLQFDRFFGTNFYTVAKGADPLLWQHLFWVFGHPEVYILILPAFGLVSEVLPTFSRKPLFGYPVMVYSGILIGFLGFGVWAHHMFSVGMGPIADSVFSLATMLIAIPTGVKIFNWMATMWGGQIRFTVAMKFAIALVGMFTIGGISGVMHSSPPADLQQTDTYFIVAHFHYVLFGGSVFGLFAGMYYYFPKITGRFLSEKLGNWHFWVSFIGMNLTFFPMHFSGLLGMPRRYYQYDAGQGIELFNMASSIGTLILIIGTLFGLINVFKSWKGGKLASSNPWGAATIEWSIPSPPPEYNFAELPQIKSRYPLWNMKEGEPLVHETTYEEEKDLHIPTTKETGIVMPNPSIWPLITATGIVVMFCGLMFMEKSAPLAIAIMIGGTAWWVGSLYKWLLTPLEDHH; encoded by the coding sequence ATGGCAACCATCGCTGCCGCGCCCCCGTACACCCAGGCCAAGGCCGCACCCGCTGATACCGGGTTGTGGTCCTGGCTCACCACGGTGGACCACAAGCGCATCGGGGCGCTCTATCTCATCACCGGCCTGTTCTTCTTCGTGGTCGGTGGACTCGAAGCCGCCGTCATCCGTGCCCAGCTGGCCGTGCCGAACGCCAACGTCGTTTCGGCCGACATGTACAACCAGCTGTTCACGATGCACGGCACGACGATGATCTTCCTCGCCGTCATGCCTCTCTCGGCGGCGTTCTTCAACTTCCTGATCCCGCTGCAGATCGGCGCGCGTGACGTGGCCTTCCCGCGTCTGAACGCCTTCTCGTACTGGATCTACCTGCTGGGCGGCATCTACATCACGGTGCCCATCTTCTTCTCGGTGGCGCCGGACGGTGGCTGGTTCGGTTACGCGCCGCTGAGCACGAAGGCGTACTCGCCGCAGATCAACATGGATTTCTGGGTGCTCGGCCTCCAGATCCTGGGTATCTCGTCGCTGGCCGCCGGCTTCAACTTCATCACCACGATCATCAACATGCGGGCGCCCGGCATGTCGCTCATGCGCATGCCGATCTTCACCTGGATGTCGTTCGTGGTGCAGTTCCTTGTGGTGCTGGCCTTCCCCGTCATCACCATCGCGCTCGTGTTCCTGCAGTTCGACCGGTTCTTCGGCACGAACTTCTACACGGTCGCCAAGGGTGCCGACCCGCTGCTCTGGCAGCATCTGTTCTGGGTCTTCGGCCACCCCGAGGTGTACATCCTCATTCTGCCCGCCTTCGGTCTCGTGTCCGAAGTGCTGCCGACGTTTTCGCGCAAGCCGCTGTTCGGGTACCCCGTCATGGTGTACTCCGGCATCCTGATCGGCTTCCTCGGCTTCGGCGTGTGGGCGCACCACATGTTCTCGGTCGGCATGGGTCCCATCGCCGACTCGGTGTTCTCGCTGGCCACGATGCTGATCGCCATCCCCACGGGCGTGAAGATCTTCAACTGGATGGCGACCATGTGGGGCGGCCAGATCCGCTTCACGGTGGCCATGAAGTTCGCCATCGCGCTCGTCGGCATGTTCACCATCGGCGGTATCTCGGGCGTGATGCACAGCTCGCCGCCGGCCGACCTGCAGCAGACGGACACGTACTTCATCGTCGCGCACTTCCATTACGTGCTCTTCGGCGGCTCGGTGTTCGGTCTGTTCGCCGGCATGTACTACTACTTCCCGAAGATCACGGGCCGCTTCCTCTCCGAGAAGCTTGGCAACTGGCACTTCTGGGTGTCGTTCATCGGCATGAACCTCACGTTCTTCCCGATGCACTTCAGCGGCCTGCTCGGCATGCCGCGCCGCTACTACCAGTACGACGCGGGGCAGGGCATCGAGTTGTTCAACATGGCCTCCTCGATCGGCACGCTGATCCTCATCATCGGCACGCTGTTTGGCCTGATCAACGTGTTCAAGAGCTGGAAGGGCGGAAAGCTGGCCTCCAGCAACCCCTGGGGCGCGGCCACCATCGAGTGGTCCATCCCCTCGCCGCCGCCCGAGTACAACTTCGCCGAGCTGCCGCAGATCAAGTCGCGCTATCCCCTCTGGAACATGAAGGAGGGTGAGCCGCTCGTGCACGAGACGACGTACGAGGAAGAGAAGGATCTGCACATTCCGACGACGAAGGAAACGGGCATCGTCATGCCGAATCCGTCGATCTGGCCGCTCATCACGGCCACCGGCATCGTCGTGATGTTCTGCGGTCTCATGTTCATGGAGAAGAGCGCCCCCCTGGCCATCGCCATCATGATCGGTGGCACCGCATGGTGGGTCGGCTCGCTGTACAAGTGGCTGCTCACGCCGCTCGAGGATCACCACTAA
- a CDS encoding cytochrome c oxidase subunit 3, whose product MTANSATAAHGDGHAHGGGHHYTSLGLDNRKIAIWTFIGSECMLFASLISTYLVYKGRSPAGPYPHEAWTNPATGEVFKPILNIPVTSASTFVLLMSSLAMVLALAAVQNKNLPKHTLGERILGSSKLWLWMTALLGITFLGFQAYEFTSFVHEGLSIRTNLFGSSFFTLTGFHGAHVTAGVLWLFTLLAIDYKRGLTPADSLLVDICALYWHFVDVVWIAIFTLLYLIK is encoded by the coding sequence ATGACCGCCAACTCCGCAACCGCCGCGCACGGCGACGGCCACGCCCACGGCGGCGGCCATCACTACACCTCGCTCGGCCTCGACAACCGCAAGATCGCCATTTGGACCTTCATCGGGTCCGAGTGCATGCTCTTTGCCTCGCTGATCTCCACGTACCTCGTGTACAAGGGGCGCAGCCCGGCCGGTCCGTATCCGCACGAGGCCTGGACCAACCCGGCCACGGGTGAGGTCTTCAAGCCAATCCTCAACATCCCCGTCACGTCGGCGTCGACGTTCGTGCTGCTCATGTCGTCGCTGGCCATGGTGCTGGCGCTGGCGGCGGTGCAGAACAAGAACCTGCCGAAGCACACGCTGGGCGAGCGCATCCTGGGCTCGTCCAAGCTGTGGCTGTGGATGACGGCGCTGCTGGGCATCACCTTCCTTGGCTTCCAGGCCTACGAGTTCACCTCGTTCGTGCACGAAGGCCTGAGCATCCGCACCAACCTGTTCGGCTCGAGCTTCTTCACGCTCACCGGCTTCCATGGTGCGCACGTGACGGCCGGTGTGCTGTGGCTGTTCACGCTGCTCGCCATCGACTACAAGCGCGGGCTCACGCCCGCCGATTCACTGCTCGTCGACATCTGCGCGCTGTACTGGCACTTCGTCGACGTGGTGTGGATCGCGATCTTCACGCTGCTCTACCTGATCAAGTGA